The DNA window CTCTAGTAACATTTTATCACCTCTTGGGGAAATGCTTTGTAATagtaacattttaatttttgatTTAATCTTGATTTGAAAAGGGACAATGATCATTAAGCAACATTCATACAGATGTAAATGCAGACAGGCTAATTCCATCAGCAGTGCCAGATGTTGATATGTATCCCACAGTGATGTAAACAAAGTGAAATCATAAAAGTACAAACCCTACATACCTGGCAGGCTCCTTAGTGACAAAGAAAATATGTATGTGTCATATAACTACAAATGTAAACAAGAATTTAAAatctttcaaaacaaagttttAATCTCTGAAGTGTTCCTCACAATAAGTGTACGTGACTGAAATGATGAAGttttacttgtgtttatatACCTCTCACTGTGACTTTAAACCAGAATTCTCTAATCCCTAATTATGTCCCTATGTAGCTTTGATGTGGAATATGATCAGTCATATTTGTCACATTTTATCCAAGAGATCAAAGCTTTCTTTAATGTctcaatgttttaaaataaatcttatAATTTAAACAGTAGGTAGCGGCAATTCCCCTGGACGATGGATGCCAACCGCCAACAAAccaaatgaagaagaagatcctgATTTGTTACAGAAACACATAATACAAAGCTTCACATAAACTCAGCCTGTGCCAATCAAAGTGTGTTTTGTTAAAATcgtcaaaacaaatataaattaaaatataaaatcctcaaaaagccaattaattcacctgaaaaaataaataaataattaaagcgctcaataatccttacaatttcaatagggcctcactgtctgtcagtgcctgtcagtccTCGGGCCCTAAATACACAGGTATGTAGTATTTAAAAAAGGGTCATATTTTTCATCACAACTTTAGTATAAACTTTAATTTCACAATATTgaaatatgatatgatacatTTGAAAAGACATGAGAGCTATGGAATTGTtgatattttaataatcataccAGTTTtcacaaatatagaaaaataataactcaatggaaaataatattaaatacatattcCTGAGAGGAAATGAGATGTTCTCATTTCAGCTGGAATGTGGAAAAAGGTGGATCATGAGTGTGTTCATAATTCAGAAGTCATTGTCACTCTCCTCCAACAGAGGGGGTTTCGCTGGCCCCCTGGAGGTGTGAGCAGCCTTGGACCCTGGATCCTCCAAACTGTCGTCCTCCAAATCCTtgctttcctcttcctcctcgccctcctcgtcgtcttcatcatcctcatccacGTCAATCTCACTGTCCTCGGTCTGAAACAGGAGGTCACAAGGTCACAAGTAGATCAGATTGCATGATTCAAATAGGATAACGATTTCAAAACACGGAGCTACACCGGGGATGTTCACATTTTCCGTCAACACTAAATCAGTTCAACCCAGCTAACCAGACAGGGGATCTAACCACAGAGTCACGTCTTCAGGTTGGATGAGAGAATGCAGAGTCCAGGACTGAATTAACAGTTAACGGCTGAATGCAACATCTGCAGTCTACAACTACATGGACAACATAACCATGTTTCTGGTTTAAAGGAAAAATCCAATTAAAATCCAAATGTACATCCTGAACACTTGAGCACAGTGAACATTTGCACTTATCTTCAGAACTTCAACAGAGGCAttgaggaaaagagaaaaatatgcaCTTACAGCTACCTATATTAAATGTAGGAAGAAAATAGCGTTGTGTGTCAACCACTGGACACTCCTGCCAATTACTACACAAGGGAGAAGATGGTCTATACGGGCAGTGTGGAGAATGCCTACAATGTCAGAGGATTTGAGTTggatttttccttttaataaCTAAGATAGGATTAATACACagatgcaggaggagagaaCTGAATCCTTGCCCTCCACAAACCTTTAGTTTCCGTTGTTTTTTAGCAGAATGAACTGGCTTTCTGGAAACAGCCGAGGGCTTTTTAGAATAGAAGTGACAGAGAAAGGTGAAGATACTGaacagaggaagatgaaaacCAAAAGCAAGATGAAACTGATCACAGATGGCTGACATGACACTAACAAATGACAAAAAGAAAGCAGTCTTGTTTTCAACGTACGAACCTCGTCGCTCTCACCCTGCATGGTCCCGATGAAACGAGCTCCTGATCCTACAGTGAAAAAGAGGTGATGTTCAGTATACATGAAAGGAGGAAAAGTTTTCATGGgtcaagtatttatttttcagaaccGCAGACATAACTcatataaaagaagaaaattatgAATTTGTTCATAATCAACTTCAGTTTTTACAAATGTTTCCTGGCCATTACAAAGACGTGGCTTTCCCAGGTCTGTTTTGTGTACCTGCCATGATGCTGTTTCTTGTGGGCCGGGGCTTCGAGGGTCGACTCTCTTCTATGTCACTGTCTGAGCCGTCGTCTTCTGGGACGTCCATGTCCGAATCCTCATCTTTCACTGgagaaaacacaataacaaatgTTGTGATCATGTAAAGATTGATGTTGTTACTTTTTGTTTTAAGATTGTGTGTTTGACTTACGGGAGCTTCTCATCATAtctttctcctcatccctcagTTTGTGCTGCATCATCCTCATGTTGTTTTCAGCCTCCTGCCGGGGGGACAACAGAAACATTCCTACATCTGTCAGATTCAGAATCCAAGATCTTTCCACCTTAATGTCTCCAGTCTCTCCTATATACTGCATTTATATCTGAATTTTAACTTTAATGCCAATGTTTGTGAGCTGCATAGTTTCATTACATCTCATTACCCCAGGCCTGCCAGTGACAgataggaagaggaagaaagcaTGCTCCTTTAATCATGAAAATATTGTTCATTGGATTTCCCCAGAATGTATGCAgcagtttaaaaacattttaagctAGTTCAAAACATGAAGGATAAATTACTCTCTCTTCATGACCAAAAGCGGATGGTAAGTAACATAATTTCTAACTTTTTCTAAATTTCTAGTAACTTTTAACTGACCACCccctttattttctatttttgtacatttttaaatccATAATAGCAAACTTAAACATGTCTCTCATGCTGAGCATTTTTGATATAAAGTACCAATGGATCCACTGTGATTCCATCTGTCAAACAAATCCCTGTTCTTCATATCATACATACTCACACACCTCAAACCTCTCCTGCTCAAGTCTGTGGTGCTCATCCAGCTGCGCCTCCAGAAAGCTGAGGTTCCTGAACTTCTCCACATAGATGATGTACGTCTTCTGCAGATCCTCCTCTATCTTCTCATATTCGTCCATGAATGCTGGTCTGAAACATTGAGAGAGGAacgtaaaaatatattttgcaaacGCACAAGCTGCTGAAGAATGAAAGTAAGTTGaagaatgaaaataatacatataatgAATGAGGCAGTGGGGAAACATTCCCATCGTTTGGCCTCTCCACTACCCGTCTGGTCATCACTCACCTGACACTCTGAAGCGTCTGGAGTCTTTTTCgattcctctccagctcctgcttcttcttctctattTTGGCGTCGAGAGAGGTCACGTCCGACCCAACATTTCTCAGCATGTCTTTGGTCTTCTCCACACTTTCcttgaaaataaacacagaggcATAGAGGCGGATTAAGCCCTGTTTCATGACTAAAATCGGGTCACgtgtgagtttaaaaaaaattaagattgTATAGAGGCTGAATGGATAATTAAGTACAAACCAAAACCTCCTTGATGGCAGCTCTCAGGGCCTTCTCGGTCTCATTGACCTCCAGAGGTCTGGCAATGGCCGCAGTTCTCATTTCCTGTCAggacaatgaaaacaaacacagattgaTCTCCTGCATCACTGACACCGTTTTTGTAAACAGACATCATCATTGTACAGCTGTTATCATCAGAGAGCACAACCTTGGTCCACTGCAGGAAAAGAGAGCAACATCAACAGAGTAATTACGTATAAATAGTATTAAGTATTGATGGCGGAACAATATATAGAGTCTGTGGCTACTGCATGAAAAAAGACCCATTAAAGGGacatctgttatttttttatctttccacGTGAACTTTTCTCATTCTCAAGGATAGTGTGGACTCCGGTTCAAGGACAGTGAGTGCGTCAGTGTGCTTTTCCTCACCCGCAGTTCCACCTCTTTCCCCAGTAAATCATAGAGAGATGCTCCTTTAGAAGTGACCTCAGATGCCAGCTGTCGAGCTGTTTTGAGATCAGAAATCTGCAGTGACGACAGTTAGACGCATTCAGCAACTTACAGTTTTCTCTTCTACATAAGATTTGATAGAACATAAGTTAAGGGATGAAAATTAACAAAAGGAATGGCACCATGATAGTTAATACTATGggttttaagaaaaacaaattgtattGAAAACCAATTTgagctgtgttttcatctttatatgttacattaaaatacattctAATTGCACAGACTCCTTACAGCGGACAGATCTTTAAACTCAGACAAGATAAACAAACTGTCATTTCACCCGTGAGCCGAGGTCAAACTTGAACTTGTTGTTATCCTCCTCAACTAGTTCTCCAAAGGCATTCTGCTTAGTCTTCATAGCGTTGTACAGCACCGAGGTGATCTTCAGCAACTCTTTCACAGCGTAGCCATCCGCCTGGTAGAGGTGCTTCATGTTGAGTTTGATGTGAGCCTTCGTTGCCTGCAAACAGGGGAGATGCTGCGTTAGGCAGATGAAGGGTAGACCCTTTAATGGCTACAATGAACTGTATATTAAATAGACTTCACCATGAACTGGGCCACGGCCTTAATGAAGAACACCCTGTCTGACTCTGTATCCACATCAGTGGGAATATCCATGTGAGGCTCGTATCTTTGTGTAAAGGAAAGAGCGAGGGGGGTTGGGAAagaccaaaaaaacaaaatatatcacAGATACCCAATATAACCATTATAACCAATAGCAAATTCAGTATTTTCAAAGTTGGTGTTATCATGGCTGCAGGAATCGTATCACAAAACATGTCTAAATGTCCGATGGCAAAATAATGGATTATTGAAAGGATTTAGATTTCATCACATGAACATATGTTGGTTGGAATTAATAATGGAGGAAATGCctcacaggaacacacacataaaaacacagagggaatATACATTGCATGGATCAGTGGGTGAGAGAAACACAACTTCCGTGTGGAGCTCAGTCTTACCTCTTTATGAGCCATATCAATATCTCTGCCACCAAGGTGAAGTTTGGTGTTCTGAAGTTCTGCACGGATATCAACCTGGGATATCCCAAGGCCCTCATCATCTCCGTGAAATCTGGCAAACGAGGAGAAGCTCCAGTGTgtcaacatcacacagacacacaacaacacatctcaGATCACGACGAGCATCCCTTACTTCTCAATTCTCTGAAGGACATCCTGGGGAACAGAACCTGGACTCGGGAAGTGGGGATGAGAGATGTTATCCCAGATGAAGCTTCTGACCAACACAGCCCACACAGATGAGGCTGGATTGTGTAAAAGGTTTAGCGCGAAGCGAAGAGTCCTGTTGGATTGTAAGAAAAAAAGCAGCTTAATGTGATATAACAGAGTTGGGTAACTTGTGTTATCCTGTGTTTTAGCATCGATCGGCTGTGTGAAGCTAACGCCTTCAAGGATTTCTCCTCTTAACAGCTAGCTGGTTgctaacaggaagtgagacGACGAAGCTAGCGCCCGCTGTCTCTTTCTGAACCTTCTGATCAGCAGCTACAACACAAAACGAGAGGTTTTACTGTCACAATAAGGATGAAAGTACCCGCCCGAGCTATTTGTGAGCTAGCTTCGCCTTCTCCGTAGATGGTTTCTATGGAAACGCATTCTTGTACTACGGAAGCTCAACGCGGCCAAAGAAAAGCAGACGCgttttttcttcttcgtcttcgtgGTAACAGGGGCGTCGGgcccacagatatgaacactagatatctcggccgcgttgccggccaacggagacgaacgtcaccacatggcggccatcttgttgcgggaggctctctcacccataacattgtgttggtagtggtaaataaccataacttgctcaattttcaaccgattttgaaacggtctggtttgttataaacgtcagagatgtagatatgacactgtgtacttatgaataattatgttattttctaaaaaaaaataataatttatgcagtgtcataactacatctctgacgtttataacaaaccagaccgtttcaaaatcggttgaaaattgagcaagttatggttatttacaactaccaacacaatgttatgggtgagagagcctcccgcaacaagatggccgtcatgtggtgacgtccggctccgtcgagcgagatatctagtctttatatatatctatggtcggGCCCATGTGCTTTTTGTCACATGAGgatttgaataaagaaaagaaagattttCTAAAGCTTATGTGCTAAGTGGTATAACGTTGTGAATCACTGTATATGTAGAAAATACTGAATGCGAATTTTAAACTCAATCTTCTCTCTAgcctttaaaacacatttattctaATGTGTAGGAATTTGTCCTATATAGTCATTTAAGCTGAAGCCCttaaattgaactgaattgaatacCTTTTTTGTCTTCAAGAAAACATACATGTCGCTGAGAGGCTAAGGGTCAACTTCTTGGAATGTGCACAAACTCATGAATTAAAGCAATCTCAGTGATCAACTAATAATATGGCCTCCCCACTCACCCTCTGTCCCTTCCACAAAGGTGAACAGGTAATATAAACTACAACCGTATGTACTACATACCAAagtagtctcaggttctaaaccaacaacctgtattttagatccgattccaactaaattacttaaagaaattctgcccctaatagataattcgttacttaacacaatcaatctgtcattatcatcaggttatgtaccacagtcttttaaaatagctgtaatcaaacccctactcaaaaaacccaccctagacccagaggttttagcaaattacaggccaatatctaatctccccttcctatctaaaatcttagaaaaagttgtagccaatcagctgtgtgagtttctccaggaaaataatatatatgaagactttcagtctgggtttagaaccaatcatagcacagagacagccctggcaaaagtcactaatgaccttctaatagcttcagatcagggacttgtgtctgtcctcgttctgttagatctcagtgcagcattcgacacaattgaccatcaaattttattagagagactaaaacagttaattaacattaaaggaacggccttaaactggtttaaatcttattttgctgatcgctcccaattcgttcaaatcaatgatgagtcatcggtgcgcaccaaagttaaccatggtgtcccacaggggtctgtgctcggcccaattttattctcattatatatgcttccactaggaaacattatcaggacacactcggtaaattttcactgttatgcggacgacacccagttatatttgtcaataaaacctgatcaaagtaatcaattaactaaacttcgagcatgtctcaaggacataaaaacctggatgacccgcaattttctcttattaaactcagataaaacagaggttataatactcggccctaaacaccttagagatacattatctaatgatatagctgcgctagatgacattgcccttgcttccaatgacacagtcaggaacttgggagtgatcttcgatcctgatttgtcctttaatagtcacttaaaagtaatttctaggaccgcgtttttccacttgcgtaatatctcaaaaatcagacatgtcctttcgcaaaaagatgcagaaaaactagtccacgcctttgttacatcgagactggactattgtaattcattattatcaggctccagcagcaagtcgttaaagactctgcagctggtccaaaatgccgcagcacgtgtcctgacgagaactaagaaaagagagcacatttctccagtattagcatcgctacactggcttcctgttaaatctagaatagaatttaaaattctcctcctcaccttcaaggcccttaatgatatggcacctctttaccttaaagagatgttagttccatatcaacctactagagcactccgatcccagaactcaggtttacttgttgtccctaaagtctctaaaagtagagtaggagccagagcttttagccatcaagccccactgctgtggaataatctctcactttcagttagggaggcagacacgctctgttcgtttaaaagtagactcaaaaccttccttttttataaagcttatagttagagctaatttgtgcgatgttccaaatttgattaaatggcaaaaacccctgatgatgctaagacgcacagggaatttatgacacaagacacacggagcttctctttcctgcttctccttccttttctccatatttatcacatcaagataattcttatctgatcagtacatgttactaacttgaccccttttcccggagtttctgtgccttagcgcccgcggatgcagggccacagctgtggccgcaccatggattatgattgtggatcgcgtgtcggaggtcgcaatggtggatccagttcggtggattctgtatcgtgccagctgatcgtcgttgtaatggaggatcctttgtcgcgttggcatcggatgatgagggaccacgaccgaggcggcagctgataatggattctaactggcggcggtggacaatgactgtggattatagtggatcccatcctgatgctggatcgtggtcttgctgctggccagagactgtgattgcagcgggactgcctgacacatagtattgaaaaatgtttagcctaatggatgctgctaaaaatcctgatgatgttttcttacacctgacatctattgcacttctgtccgtcctgagagagggatccctcacatgtggctctctctgaggtttctacatatttttacctgtgaaaagggtttttagtagtttttccttactcttgttgagggttaaggacagaggatgtcacacaatgttaaagccccatgagacgaattgttatttgtgaatgtgggctatacaaataaaacttgattgattgattgattgacatacCACAACTATAACCTATGCGACCTACTTCCTGccaaattcaaaac is part of the Limanda limanda chromosome 9, fLimLim1.1, whole genome shotgun sequence genome and encodes:
- the cluap1 gene encoding clusterin-associated protein 1 homolog, which gives rise to MSFRELRNFTEMMRALGYPRLISVQNFRTPNFTLVAEILIWLIKRYEPHMDIPTDVDTESDRVFFIKAVAQFMATKAHIKLNMKHLYQADGYAVKELLKITSVLYNAMKTKQNAFGELVEEDNNKFKFDLGSRISDLKTARQLASEVTSKGASLYDLLGKEVELREMRTAAIARPLEVNETEKALRAAIKEVLESVEKTKDMLRNVGSDVTSLDAKIEKKKQELERNRKRLQTLQSVRPAFMDEYEKIEEDLQKTYIIYVEKFRNLSFLEAQLDEHHRLEQERFEEAENNMRMMQHKLRDEEKDMMRSSLKDEDSDMDVPEDDGSDSDIEESRPSKPRPTRNSIMAGSGARFIGTMQGESDETEDSEIDVDEDDEDDEEGEEEEESKDLEDDSLEDPGSKAAHTSRGPAKPPLLEESDNDF